TTGGAAGGTAATGAGGGGCGTTAGACATGGATTCAGCACCGCCTGCTACGACAATATCCGCATTGCCAGTCATGATGGTCTGTGCACCGAGAATAACCGCTTTCAAGCCAGACGCGCACACCTTATTAACCGTAGTACAGACAGTTGATTCATTGAGACCAGCGCCGAGAGCACACTGTCTAGCAGGATTTTGTCCAACGCTGATCCATAGAACGAGAATGTAAGTGTGCCTTCGATGTTGGCTATAAGGTATAAGGGTGGACGTTGACTCACTTTGCGGAGATGACATTGCCAAAGAAGACCTCCTGGATATCAGACGGCTTGATTCCATCCGCTTTGCTGAGCGCAGCTGAATTTCGAGTTTGTTAGTATATCAACACGTACCGCCACTCGAGAGCTGTCATACCTTTAATAGCATGAGAGCCTAACTGCGGGGCAGTGAGACTTGAGAGCGACCTGTGGAAGCGGATAGTCAGTGTAAGTCAATATTGTACGTATAGACAAGGCACAAGGCCAATCTCACCCCAAGAAAGAGCCGACTGGGGTGCGGGCAGAGGAAACAATATAGACCGGCGGAAGAGAAGACATATCGGCGGCCTACGATAGCTGATTAGAAGAGTCGTAAACCAAAAGCTTCTGTAGCGTGAAGCGTTTAAAGGGGTTCGGTGTGTGGTAAAGGGCACCCGTGTAGACAGAACTTGCCGGTAATAAAGAAGATTGGTGGGATtaaaggggggaagaagggaaacaagaaagagtTGAGTTATTCAGCCGACGATAGCAGTGAGGTATCTCTGACACGAGAAGAGGTGGTGAGAAATCAAAGTCATTTAAGGACCCCTCCTGGACGTGGCATCCGCGCGGCGGGGCTACCAAAATGGTAGGGTCGACGCACGGACCACTCGGTGAGTCCATTAGACGGACTTCAGCAGCTTGGGACAAAAAGAGATGCGACAGCTCACTGGTGACAAGTTTTTGGCAGCTTGAACCACCTTTCCCACCGCACGATGGATGATCTCTACGATGAGTAAGTTGCATCCAATCTAACGCTCTAATTGTGCAAATTCTAATCAAGACCACACAGGTTTGGCAACTACATTGGAGAGGCTGCAGATTCAGATGAAGACGGCCAACACGACGAAGTGAAGCCTCGGGCTTTCGCCTTCAACGAGGCGTttggggaggaagaagatgaagaattaTATGGGCAGCAGTCTATGGAGGTGGACGGTGGGCACTCTCTTAAAGCCCCTGGATTTAGTCGGTGCTGATATATCTCATTACAGAAGCCCCCTCAAATGCCGTCATTCTACACGAAGACAAACAATACTACCCTAGCGCACAACAGGTCTACGGGACAGAGGTAGAGACATtagttcaagaagaagacgcacAGCCTCTCTCCGAGCCTATCGTTGCCCCCGTACAGCAAAAGAAGTTCGCCATTGAAGAGACTGAGCTCCCCCGGGTTCACTTTTCAAGGGAATTCATGACTGATCTTCTGAATTTTCCTGAACAAATAAGGAACATTGCGCTTGTCGGTCATTTACATCATGGGAAGACCGCGTTCATGGATATGCTTGTTATGCAAACGCATGATTTGACTGAACGGCTAGAGAAGCGAGCAGGtaaaagaaaggaagtaCAGCTTCGTTATACCGATATTCACTTTCtagagagagagcgaggCCTTTCTATTAAATCAGCTCCTATGAGCCTAGTTCTTCAGGGCACTAAGGGGAAGTCTCATTTGTTCAACATTCTTGATACCCCGGGGCATGTGAATTTTGTTGATGAAGTAGCTGCCTCATCACGACTGGTTGATGGCGTGGTGATAGTCGTTGATATTGTGGAAGGAGTACAATCGAATACGGAGCAAATCATCAAGCACGCTGTGCTAGAGGGCCTTCCGTTGACCATGGTTGTGAACAAAATGGATCGGCTGATCCTCGAACTGAAGATACCACCCAACGACGCCTATTTCAAGCTCAAGCATGTGATTGAAGAAGTCAACACTGTCATTGAAAGTGTCTTGCCTGGACAAGGCGAAAAATGGCGACTAAGCCCAGAAAAGGGCAACGTCGCGTTTGCGTGCGCTTCAATGGGATGGTGTTTCACCCTTCAATCATTTGCTGGGATGTATGCCGAGACTTACCCTCAAATTGAGACCTCGGATTTTGCTCTGCGTCTTTGGGGCGATATCTTTTTCAACCCAACAAGCCGGAAGTTCACGCGGAAAGGGGTTGAAGAAAATTCTAAGAGAACTTTTGTCAAGTTTGTCCTTGAACCAATATACAAGCTCTATTCTCATGCCATAAGTGAGAGTTCAGAAGACCTGAAACGAACACTCGCAAGTGTCGGCATCCACTTGAAACCATCTCAACTGAAATCAGACGCGAAGGAGCTACTCAACCTGGTTTGCGGACAGTTCTTCGGTCCTGCTACAGGATTTGTAGACATGATAGTACAGCATGTACCCTCTCCAGTTGAGGGCGCGCAGATGAAGCTGGACCGGTACTACACTGGACCCCTCGATTCGAAAGTGGCAGCCGCTATGACTACGTGTGACGCCGATGGTCCTCTCGTTGTCCATATCACGAAACTCTTCACGAGCACAGACGCTTCAAGTTTCAATGCATTTGGAAGAATCATGAGCGGAACTGCACAGCCTGGACAACAAGTTCGAGTGCTGGGTGAGGGTTATACtcctgaagacgaagaggatatGGTGACTGCGACTATCTCGGACACTTGGATTGCTGAGACTGGCTATAACATCATGACCAGTGGTGTTCCGGCCGGAAACTTGGTTCTCTTGGGTGGCGTGGACAATTCAATCGTGAAGACAGCGACTATCGTGCCTCTGAAActtgaggatgacgaagacgCATACATATTTAAACCAATTCGACATATGACCGAGTCTGTTTTTAAGGTCGCTGTTGAGCCTGTTAATCCGTCTGAATTGCCAAAAATGCTTGATGGTCTTCGGAAAGTCAACAAGAGCTATCCTCTGATCTCAACCAAAGTTGAGGAGTCTGGGGAGCACGTCATCTTGGGAACCGGTGAGCTCTATATGGACTGCGTGCTTCATGACTTGCGACGGCTCTTCTCTGAGATGGAGATTAAGGTCTCAGATCCTGTCACCCGCTTTTGTGAAACTGCTGTTGAGACTTCAGCCATTATGTGTTATTCTATCACaccaaacaaaaagaacaagataaCCATGATTGCAGAACCTTTGGACGACGGAATCGCAGAGGACATCGAGAGTGGCAAAGTCAGCATCAAAGACCCAATTCGCAAAGTGGCACGTTTTTTCGAAGACAAGTACGATTGGGATAAACTTGCAGCTAGAAGCATTTGGGCCTTCGGCCCAGACGAACTAGGGCCTAACATATTACAAGATGATACGTTGCCATCCCAGGTTGataagaagcttcttggaaGCGTCAGAGACTCTATCACCCAAGGTTTTAGCTGGGGTACTAGGGAAGGTCCACTTTGTGAAGAGCGTAAGTTCACCAATCTCTAAATCCTATTTAACCCGAAGCAACACGGCGCCGAGCTTGAAATACATCTATCAAGTCCAGTAACCTTTTGTGCTAATTGGCTATAGCAATTCGAAACACAAAATTCAGGCTCACAGACGTCTCCCTTGCCGACCAGGTCATCTACAGAGGCGGTGGTCAAATCATTCCCACTGCGCGACGCGCAATTTATTCATCGTTTCTCATGGCATCTCCTCGCTTGATGGAACCCATTTACTCCTGCACGATGACAGGGCCTGCGGATGCCGTCGCTTCAGTGTATACTGTCCTTGCGCGCAGGAGAGGTCATGTCCTCTCTGATGGGCCCATCGCCGGAACACCGCTTTATTCAGTCCGTGGCTTGATTCCAGTGATAGACTCATTTGGATTCGAGACAGATCTTCGTATTCACACACAAGGCCAAGCTGCAGTTAGTCTTGTCTTCGACAAATGGAGCGTCGTGCCAGGGGACCCGCTAGATCGTGATGTCAAGATAAAACCACTAGAGATGGCCCCTGCAATGGCCACTGCTCGAGACTTCGTGCTAAAGACAAGAAGACGAAAGGGCTTAGCGGAGGATGTCACCGTAAGCAAGTTTTTGGAACCGGAACTCTGGAGAGGCTTGAAGGAGAGTGGCGTTTTGGACTCATGACCTGTTTATCACTGGGGTCCAATGGTATACCATAAATTCCATGTAGTTATATCATTTGATGGAATAAAAAATGACCGAATATCCTTGTGAAGACAATGCCAAGTGATGATATTTTATAGGCGCGACAAGAGCGCTACTTTTCAGCCTGCCAGATAGTTCGAGTTCACTGGCATGTCTCTAACATCTTCGCGATAACGCCCATTAGTGTTCCGTTTTCCAAAGCAGCGGCCACTCGTTCTTTGTCCGCCAGCTGCTTGTTCACTTCATCAGCAGTGCTGTGTGTCCCTTCTTTGATTCGTACATCCACACGAAaccggggaggaagagattgctCAAGCCGAACACGTACACCGAGACCTATGACCGTGGCGAGGCTACAGTGCGTGATAGTAGGGGTGATGAGGACAGTAACTGTTCGTAGAGGCGAAGCCGGTACATATGGGAGTGTTGGGGTAATAGAAATATCAGGAAGAGACACAACCGCTAGAGCTCCCAACGATATCGGATGCTCCGGGTCAGATATAGTCGATACGAGATCTAGAGATTAATAAGTGGTTTTGTTTGACGTTCCTTTGGCAAGCAGCCGTGCCTTACCGTAGATTTCTTGTTCATCTATCGGTTCTTCCAacagatcatcatcatcactttctGACTCTGATGACGACGTAAAGCCCTCTGGGGGTAATTTACTCGCATACACAAAGGGAAGCGCGGACGCAAAGAGACCATTCCCAAAGATACCGGGCTTGCGAGACGGTGCAGGTCGCAAGCGTTTTGGAAGATCAGCAGCATTCAATATTGTGGGATTCGAGTTCTGCATTTCGGATGCCATTGTGTGGGCAAAGAAGTGGCCGACAGTCTTTAATTGCTGGGTAGGAAATCACAATTGTATGTTTTCTAGACGAGGGGTAAATTTACTATGGGGATGGAGAACGGCCATGTGGAACAATTATTTTCCCTTGATAAAGTCTAAACTCTATGAATCCATCTCAAGAATTTGATATAAAAGATCTAAAACCCAAACATCCGATAGAATTAAAAATTGCTCCTTATGATGGACATTCGTTCGACGTCCCTTTATGCGCAGAAGCGTTGAATACGTatctttttacttttactGCTCTTGTTCCTACTGATAGGGGTAAGATCATCGTCTTTCAAAGGTCGAGAGAGACTTTCCAGCCCCTACGTCAAGAAATTAGACAAGTAGCGCGAGTGATGTTGTTAACTACCTGGACAACTTATCTGGTATATACATTATGCGAAGCTTATATCACTATAGTGTAAGATCAAGGAGGGTGCTTTTAAATTCACTTGTATGAATTGGTGCTGGATGTAGTGTTGCATGTACTGTACCTAGGTCCTGCTTGACCGATCACCACCGGTGTAACCGGCAGATACCTATAGTAATATTATTCCCGCCAGCCATTAATATGGCTCATATGGGATCATGATCCTGGCCAAGAAAAATCCGGACTTGCACATCGTAGCAGAGTTGTATTGTACCCTCCCTATCTTGCTAACACAGCTCACATAATAACCCAAGCCCCCAACCCGCCATGGAGTGAGGGACGATCGGGAGCCTAGAGACGAGTAAGAGCTGCACATTGCACTAAAAGCAAGGTAGTATATAGCATCAAGAACTCAAGTATGGGATATATCTTCGGTTTACAGATAGGAACTTTCTCCCGAACTTAAAAAGAGTCCTACCAATTATCTAAGTCACATCTACGCTATACACCCGCAGATATTCATCATGCTCCGGAATACTATACTATCATTATAGTATACAGTTGTTGAGCGAAAGTGATTATCAAATAAATTAGGCTAGTGATAACTAGACTAGCCTACAATTTAATaaatctacggagtacgagTCATGGAAACTTGGCAGAGCATCATCATTGTTCTTGGCACTTTTTGGCCGCTACCAAACTAGAgtgagtactccgtactgaGGAGCGGCAATCATGCGGCCCCTCAACATCCGAGGCGATCCTCTCCTCACCTGCGCCTAGGCCGGTTGACTCTTTTATTCGCACCCACTTCTTTGAGGGCTAATCGTGTTTATCCACTCGTCTGTTATTGTGGTTGGTTTCGCCACTGCCCTTTTTCATCATTGTTCGATACTTTTGAACTGTGTATATCATACTATCTGGCTACTATGAGACGCCAGGCATCTATCAGTTAATCAGGGACGTAACGTCGGCGACGCGGCATGCGAAATTCATCGTATTGGTGGGCTTCTGATTCCCCTGATGCTAGATTGTATCGCGTCCTCCAGGGTCAAGTTTTGGACCACCAGCTTCTGGTAGCATTTGTGGCCTTTTCTAGTGTTTCCCGCACAGCAGCCCGAGGTCCGCACATTTCATTCAAATGCTGACTGCAAACCGGGGGGTGATGCGCCGGCTCAGATCGCTTTTCTACAACAAATCCCAACAGAGAGTCTCAATACACTGACGGTGTCAAGTCACGATGCAGGCTGGTTAAGCTTCCAGTCTTTCTATTGTAAGGTATTCTCAACTTGGACGGCCGTCTTCCCTCGTTTCATTGCTACCACGCTAGATATCACTACCTATCGGCAGACCTTTCGTCAATTTGTTGCTAAGCAAAGGCTGTGCGCATCGCTTGCGGGCACGTTGAAGCTTTATTTCACTTCCTATTCACCCCCTCATGGACTGCCTCCCCTCCTTATCCCCGCACCATAATTCTAAGGCCCGACTGACATTCCGCAGTGTAAGGCCAGGTTCTCTTCTCAGACCCTTGCGCTTTTTTTCACGAATCGACTATTGTCCATTCAAACTCACACTGGATTGTTGTCATCAATTCTGCCTAATCAAAACCGCAAGCAGTCTTATCACGATTGTCACGTCGCAAGTTTCCCGGCCCCTTGAATCTTCGAAAAGTCGCTTCTTGGCTGCTCTATTTGCGGTAGCAAACCAGAACATTTGTCGCTTTTGCAGAAATATAAGAGTGGAGCCAAAGCGTCAAACTATTgtgagaaggaaaacaaccatTATCACGGACCATTGTTGTCTAGTTTTCTCTTCTAGGTATTCCTTTCGCGCGTTTTCATCACCTTATTGCTTTTATCTTGCAAGCCGACACCGATTGCCTCGGCCTcgaggagaagcaaaaacaCTTTATTAAGTGACGACACATCGGGAGACAGAAACCCCCATATACCTTGCCTTATACCTTACCCCAGTTGAACGTGCCCGTTTAGCCCTCTCTTCAACCTGCTAACTCGTCAACCCGTCAATCAACCCGTCAACCTGTCCTCCCTTCAATctttttctatatctcttttttttagtgtgtgtgtgtgtttgTTCAGATTTATCTAGACAAGGCAGGCCTTGGAGATAAATCTTCAAGCGTTATTATTATCCCTTTTGAGTCACCCGAACTTTGTGGTGAGGATCGCTCTTCGTTTCTATAATTTCGATTTGGAAATGCAGGGCTATTCATTCACACCGCCGACAGGGCCCCCAAGAGAAGGCCACAAAAGTAAGGCATCAATGTTGTTCTATATAGCTAAAGCGCAACGAAAATTCAGTTGGAGCCAGTCACTGATAAGCTTTAACCAACAGACTATGTATTCGTTGACGAACACAACAGACATAAAAGACTCAAGGGTATGTCACCCTCCTATGCTCAATGTTAAATTCCTATTCACTAAAACGTCCCATCTAGTGATGCGAGCGTGTAATGGCTGCAGAAAGCGTAAAATCAAGTGCGACGCTGCTACAACAAATACATGGCCTTGCTCGGCCTGCACACGTCTTAAGCTAGTATGTGTACCTCCTACTGTTGGGCAGGACAGCGAGTTCCCCACTGGGCAGGGTGTTGAAGCCAATCCAACGAATGCTATTGGTGCATCCAATACAACGGAATCGTTCTCGTCCTTTTCCATGCCCCAGGGTTACAGAGACAGTGGCCAAGCTACGGTGGGTGGTATACCTCCATATAGCGACGGTATGGGAATGTTCCCCCAGTTCACTCATTCTGCTTCCCACCAAACGGGAATGTATGAAGTAGGGTCACCTGCCCTAGCTGTCTCACATCAGACCtaccagcaacagcagattTTTCCCTCTCAGACGGAGAGCTTGGGAACTATTGAGAGTGGGGTATATGGCGATCACGAACAGTCCACAGCTGAGGATCTTAGCGAGGTCCTTGGTGAACTCAAAATAGATGAGACTGGTATAGGTATGGTTTATGTCTAATCTCTGATCTAGGAATGTCCGCTAACACAGCAGATAGCTCCCTATATAAgacagcaaaagaaagagaagggcgAACCGGAAATCCCTATACAGGATGAAGTAGAAGAGCCATTGCCTCCTCTCAGTACTGGAGCAGGCTCTACAATTCGCATTCCTCCGGAGCTTATGCCATCCGATGAAGAGGTCACGAACTACTTCAAGATCTATTTTGATGATATACATCCTTACGTCCCTGTGGTGCATCGATCGCATTTGTACTACCAGTGGCAATATGATCGGAGCTCGATTTCTCCACTTCTCCTGGAGGCGTTGTTTGCATGCGCGGGAAGGCAATCAGATGATCCAGCTCAGGGAGCACAGTGGCTTGCATTAGCGAATAGTAGGTCTCCTCACCCCTGCGCGCTCCTTTCCCTTGGCTTTGGATGTCGTATTGCCTTAATATACTGGTTTTAACTATGCGCTACATTTAGGGCACGAGTCTAGTTTTATGGATGTACCCCGCCTGAGCACAATCCAAGCAATGCTTCTACTTTTGAAAGCACGAGAATCCGTGCCAAAGAAGGGCTATTACTACCGCTCGTGGCAGACTGTGAAAACAATTGTTTCAATGGCTAAAGATTTAGAAATTGACGAACACTACAACACGCATGCAGAGCATAGACTCTGCGATCTCAACCCCATAGAGTGTTTGGTACAGACAAGAGTGTGGCAAGCCCTCCTGGTTGTTGAAGTAATGATTGGTGCACCGCAAGGTATGTTGCTATTATTGGCAATACTCTTAGTACTAACGTTCAAAGGCCGATCGGACTACGGTGTAACTCCTGACACCGTTTGTATGGATCCTGCGCTGGATATTAAAGATCTTGACCAATTCGAAATCGATCGATCTAGACAATATGCCTACTTTGTCCAGAATGCTCATCACATTCGTATCATCACTGATACATACCACAAAATCAAGAGGCAAAAGGACTGGGGTGCCAATCCAAAGTTCGTTGAGAAGAATCCTCTCTTTACCGATTGGCTTCAAGGTCTTCCTTCAGATCTACAGATTACCTACCCTCCTGACGGCTCACCCCCGTGGATACCGTCCCATTTTGTGGCTAATATGCATTCCCATTGCCATCTAGGCATTATTCTACTACACCGACCTCAGTTGCTTGCATCTAAATCCTTTGCCGCAGGCGGGGGGTGGAAAATGCATATGGCTTTGTGTTACTCTTCGGCTAAATATCTGTGTAGACTTCAAGAAGCTATCCTACAGCGCTTTGGCCTCCCAGGTCTACTTTCCATGCAAAGAGGTATAAATTTTGCGATTTACTGCATTATGACTTGCACAATGTTACATTTGGTGCGTTTGTGTTCCTATCCACTAGGATAAAATAGCTAACGCAAATCTCAGGTCGCGATAACCTCTCCTGACCCGAACTTCCACACAGATGCGCGTGATTATTTTGCTCGACACATGCGCATCCTCGAGAGGTGCTCTTCTGCTTGGCCGATGCCAGAAATGCAAGCACAGATCGACTCCTTGCGGCTAGCATTCTCGGCCGATGTGAATAGACCCTTCGAGCTTAAGCCCACATTTCCTTATGGAAGTCCTTCAGAGCCATACCATCCGAGCCCGCCGCCTCTCGACTCACAATACCAACCTCATGTAAGTCAGGTTTCTGGCGGCGTCCGGGGTCGGGTGGGTTACAACCCTTATCCGATCACCCCACCAATATCAGCTAGTACTGAAGATTCAAAGTCCGATTGCTCCCAGCTCCATTCTCTGGGGATGATGCCGCCCCAGCCTGTCTCGAGTCAATCATTGAACGCGCCTCTCGTTGACGAGAACAGCTGGGATCCCACCCGTATAATTACGTAAGCAAACTACTGAAAATGTAGAGGCATTCTTTCAGACTCTTGCTGACGTTCCCTATCTAGTCAGTGGGACATGGCATTTTCCATGGCGCCTTCCACAGTGAATACAAACTCTCCCCCAATGGCTATGGATCATTCAGTTCAAGCGCCTTTGGCAGGACAATACACTGTCCAGTATGGACAAACAACAAAGGTTACGCCAGTCACGCCTCCTCAGGCTATCTCACCACCTCAATTTAATGGACAACAAGTGCTCTTTACAGCGCGTGACTGGCAACAGAGTGTTGCCAGTGTTTATGATCCTAATGGCTTGAAACGACGCTGGAATTATTCCGTCGATATAGGTACAGAGCACACTCAGAAGCGCGCACGTTGAATATCAGTATATGCAATAGGCACTGAGGACTAACTCGGTTGTTGTTTACTTGGAGAAGGTGGCTGTATGGATGACTCTTGTGATATAGATCTCTTCGTTCTAATATACCCCTTGTCTTTACTTGTTAACGAGATCTTCAACGCCTGCAGCGTGAACTCATGAATGTACTCTCTGGTTGCTATCATAGATGCAGTATTCAGCAATTTTTCTCTATTGTCTTTTATGCTAGGGTATGAAGTACTATATAAATAGGTAGACTTGTGCGTAGAATTTAATACCGTAAAACACACCTCACTGCACAAGATATCACTGCTAAAGAAGTGGTATACACAAAAACATTCATTGCTTGCTTATATGGAGATATTCGGTTGGAATTCCAGGAAATTAAACCTCTGAATAGCCTGGGTTACAGATGAAACAATATATTTGCGAACCCTCCAGAGCCTGTTATGGCAGTTATATGGTAAATGACATGTATAACAGCTGTAGATATCATTGCCCAAATCCACTCCTATGTTATTTCATCATAAGAAATCCATCCATGTACTCGAGTGAAATATACGTACATCCTAGAATAACGAAATATTCGGAGGCATGCATTAATTGGGACCGTGGAGAGCGAAGACAACTTGACCATTGCTGTATAGCCGATAGACAAGATGCGTAAAAATATgcgaaaagaagacaatAAACCATGACCCGAATCTGACTGTTGTTAGGTTATTGGGTTATTGGATGACCCATAACAACTTGCCATCTCAAGTGCGTCGACTTAACcctatcctctcctcccgCGACCGGACAATTCTTGCCTTATCGCCTGGTAAAGGCTTCAGCTCATCACTGGGATCAAATTTGAAACTGTTCTTGACGTGATCGTAGTCTTTATTCTCTTGGGTAAATTTGCGAAGTCGGGTGTCCTCAAACGTCGCGAGGTCTTCAGACGTTATAGCTATTGCTGTAGGCTTGCGGCGAAGCATTATCGATATAGACAGGAGTACTGCCCGAGTTATTCTAGTTTAGAAACAGAAACGAACTGCTGAACAAAAAGCCCCTTAAGTCATGCGGAGGAAACCACACCCGGTGACGCACACGGACTCCACGTGACCAATTTTGTACTTCGGGAAGACAACGAACATTTTCGTTACACTAATCGTACTAACTTCAGTCCAACGCCCATATAGCTTGTTGGCGTTGAAGATGTTTCAACTTCGCACCAAACTTATCCGCCATGAGCGTGTAAGACTGGTAGAAGGATGTCTTTATCCGATTCGCCAGTTCTCGTCCATTCAAGGACGAGCGAAAGACGCCAGTCAATCCGGTAAGGCCGCAAGATCATCGCTATCTCATTTGTGTCTATATCCACCTGACTTTTGTAGGCAACGATGCTCCTAAAGCTCGATCTCTTCCCTCGGGGGCCTCATCTTCTCGCGCTCCTTCAAGGAAGAGCAACCTTCCACCAGCCAATTTGAATTCTAGAAAAACCGATTCTGACAAACCTCGTCCTCGACGCGTTTTCGACGCAAGATCTCTCGCGGCCCCTTCAGCCAATGGCCAATCTACAAACATCCTTAGGAGTACCTCGTTGCGAAGCCCCCGCAAGGGACCATCCATTCGCGCTCGGAGGCCGAGACCCCCAGCAAAGTCGTCAGCCCCCAAATTACGAAAAGGTGGACGACCTCAACGTTCGAAAAATacggatatggaagaaagcgATAGCTCTCAGATTGAGAATGTATATCGCGAACTCGCTGAGAAATCAAGGCCAACGCCAAGCCGCTACGAACCCCAGGCTCCTGACTTCTCTAACCTGAAGGAAACTTGGCCCTCTTTTCCCACGGGTACGACTGCGAATACAGCCGAGGTTGTTGAAAAATTATCTTTTCTAAGTGACCGCTTTCCAAATGGTTATGTTACTCCTTATGAACTGGGCATGCGGCTCTTCAGGGGACAGTTTGTTCAGTTTCtcgacgaggaggaaaaggcacaGGCTATAGCAGAGGCGAAGAAACTCTCCCAACAGCGTGCAGACAATTACTCGCAGCGGAAAGGCGATTTAGTAGAACCCGAGGACGTCGGTTTTATTCCGCTGAGTGTGGAGGACAGGAAGTCTTTAGTGCAATCCTTCATCCAAGGAGCTTATCCCAAACTCAGTACTGAAAAAGCCGCCTCGCCTATTCTCAGTGAAGTGAAGAAGAATCTCAGAAACAACGAGTCTTATCAAGCAGCCGGTAAGAGCTCACAATTTGTTGCAAAAGTGGAATCACTCCTGTCTTCAGCTCGCCCAGTGAGGCGAGCCTAAACACTCCTGAGAGGTCATTGTACATTAGCACTAGTGTATTATTGTTCAATTCCATATATTGGTACATATGCCGAGCAATTCATACTGTAAGTCAGGTACTGGAGTCACATCGCAAGTAGTGACGTTGGCACGAACCTTGATGCCCAACAATTACAATCATTCACAAAACACATTTCTCGCCAACGCTTCAGGTTATGCCCTCTCCATCGCCTTCTTTGCTGCCTCAAAAAGATCCCTCACCTccctttgccctttctcCGTTACCTTTTCCATCTGTTCCTGTGCTTTCCGAACATCATCCGGTCTAgctattttcttcttctgcataTCCTGAAGGCGTTTGTGTACGGAGCCTCTGGAGTCGCGGACTGCCGCTGTGGCCTTTTCCATAGCCGCTTTCGCAACACTAACTGTCTGATCCCGTGATTCTTTTGTCGGCGGTGGGATTGGTATATTCAGTTGCAGAGAATTATGCGCGTCTGGCTGGGGTGTCAAGGACAGGTCGGAAGACACAACCGCCGAAGTTATGGGTTTAATGTGCTGTCAATCGTGTCAGAAAGAGCTATTAAAGAATAGCGAGAGCAAAGGGAGGATCCAGGTTACGGTCCGAAGGGACAAAAAAGCCTTACATCTTCTTCCGTAGCCAGTATAGTTACCATGCGGCCTCCCTTAGGAACGACTTGAGCTAATTCTCCTAGTTTCACggtttctttgcctcctTTGCT
This window of the Aspergillus oryzae RIB40 DNA, chromosome 8 genome carries:
- a CDS encoding uncharacterized protein (predicted protein) is translated as MFQLRTKLIRHERVRLVEGCLYPIRQFSSIQGRAKDASQSGNDAPKARSLPSGASSSRAPSRKSNLPPANLNSRKTDSDKPRPRRVFDARSLAAPSANGQSTNILRSTSLRSPRKGPSIRARRPRPPAKSSAPKLRKGGRPQRSKNTDMEESDSSQIENVYRELAEKSRPTPSRYEPQAPDFSNLKETWPSFPTGTTANTAEVVEKLSFLSDRFPNGYVTPYELGMRLFRGQFVQFLDEEEKAQAIAEAKKLSQQRADNYSQRKGDLVEPEDVGFIPLSVEDRKSLVQSFIQGAYPKLSTEKAASPILSEVKKNLRNNESYQAAGYALSIAFFAASKRSLTSLCPFSVTFSICSCAFRTSSGLAIFFFCIS